Proteins from a genomic interval of Cucumis melo cultivar AY chromosome 7, USDA_Cmelo_AY_1.0, whole genome shotgun sequence:
- the LOC103494477 gene encoding gibberellin 20-oxidase-like protein, which produces MSKESIEMCEELPVMDMNCCEHLSESSRLSLYKACNEWGHFYIKNHGVSKELYWKLRAVTDELLTAVPEEAKERKLKVGVSWYTPRFKLSPYAESFKFLGPIFSDSASDLGFTEQVFGHRVTQFRNLLDEYGSIMIELSRRIMKLLLKMMGDSFEDKFYESEFSNCNGYIRINRYAPRNSNEEIEAFGKHTDISCVTILFQDEIGGIQMKSKQGDEWVDVRPLEDALLVNIGDFLQAWSNERLRSTEHRVVLKQNAERFTLGFFLVFGDDDRELYAPSEVVGEGNRRVYKPFSTKEYRAFRENNYGKVVGVPMREFAGIDLE; this is translated from the exons ATGTCAAAAGAATCGATTGAGATGTGCGAAGAATTACCAGTAATGGACATGAATTGTTGCGAGCATCTGAGCGAATCGAGTCGATTGAGTCTGTACAAGGCGTGTAACGAATGGGGACATTTCTACATCAAAAACCATGGCGTTTCCAAGGAGCTGTACTGGAAACTCAGAGCCGTTACCGACGAACTGTTGACGGCGGTGCCGGAAGAGGCAAAGGAAAGGAAATTGAAAGTAGGAGTTTCTTGGTACACTCCTAGATTTAAATTGTCGCCTTACGCTGAAAGCTTCAAGTTTTTGGGACCGATTTTTTCAGATTCTGCCTCCGATTTAGGGTTTACGGAACAAGTCTTCGGCCACCGCGTCACTCAATTCAG GAATCTACTTGATGAATATGGAAGTATAATGATAGAACTATCAAGAAGAATAATGAAGCTATTACTAAAGATGATGGGAGATAGTTTCGAGGACAAATTTTACGAATCTGAATTCAGTAACTGCAATGGCTACATAAGAATAAACAGGTACGCACCTCGAAACTCCAATGAAGAAATCGAAGCGTTTGGAAAGCACACAGACATTAGTTGCGTGACGATATTATTCCAAGACGAGATCGGAGGTATTCAAATGAAATCGAAACAAGGAGATGAGTGGGTCGATGTAAGACCTCTAGAGGATGCCCTTTTGGTGAACATTGGGGATTTTTTACAAGCTTGGAGTAATGAGAGGCTTAGATCAACAGAACATAGAGTTGTTTTGAAACAAAATGCGGAGAGATTCACTTTGGGTTTCTTTTTGGTATTTGGGGACGATGATAGGGAACTATATGCCCCAAGTGAAGTTGTTGGGGAAGGAAATAGAAGAGTTTATAAGCCATTTTCTACCAAAGAATATAGGGCATTTAGGGAAAATAATTATGGGAAAGTTGTTGGAGTACCGATGAGAGAATTTGCTGGAATTGATTTAGAGTGA